A region of Fimbriimonadaceae bacterium DNA encodes the following proteins:
- the lon2_1 gene encoding Lon protease 2, producing MPLFPLNTVLFPYAKMQLHIFEDRYLQLVRDCSESEQSFGIALIRSGEEVGGPAEPFLVGTAARISNVQMLDDGKMDVRVSGERRFRIRKIDESLPYLVGMVEPVVEMDVLDNPRTDALVMRVRESFRALVEASLGRPEYNIEIVYPSDPTALSFMIANTLHLENDQKQRLLETTDTLERIADLIRLIEVQIVEAKPTAHSYRLTSHYLQEWINPN from the coding sequence ATGCCGCTTTTCCCTTTGAACACCGTTCTCTTCCCGTATGCGAAGATGCAGCTCCACATATTTGAGGACCGTTACCTTCAATTGGTTCGGGATTGCTCAGAAAGCGAGCAATCCTTTGGTATTGCTCTTATACGCTCAGGGGAAGAGGTAGGTGGACCAGCCGAGCCATTTCTGGTAGGAACAGCGGCCCGTATTTCTAACGTGCAGATGCTCGATGACGGCAAAATGGACGTCCGCGTCAGCGGGGAGCGCCGCTTCCGAATCCGCAAGATCGACGAATCGTTGCCATATCTTGTCGGAATGGTCGAGCCGGTCGTGGAGATGGATGTCTTGGACAATCCGCGCACCGATGCCCTGGTGATGCGAGTACGGGAGAGCTTCCGAGCGTTGGTGGAAGCGTCGCTGGGCAGGCCGGAATACAACATCGAGATCGTCTACCCGTCCGATCCGACCGCACTCTCGTTCATGATCGCAAACACGCTTCACCTGGAGAACGACCAGAAGCAGCGGCTGCTCGAGACGACCGACACCCTTGAACGGATTGCTGATCTAATTCGGCTGATTGAAGTACAGATCGTGGAGGCCAAGCCAACGGCACACTCGTACCGCCTTACTTCCCACTACCTGCAGGAATGGATAAATCCGAACTAG
- the secE gene encoding Protein translocase subunit SecE produces the protein MSTAMEEREPVAAPTSIPIPKVRRGLRQYFRDVSQEMKKVTWPTRTETNRLTGVVLGVCILVVLFLTALSVVFDTIFQVVFRGGLK, from the coding sequence ATGAGTACCGCCATGGAAGAACGAGAACCAGTAGCTGCGCCGACTTCGATCCCTATTCCGAAGGTGCGACGGGGGCTGCGACAGTATTTTCGCGATGTCTCGCAGGAGATGAAAAAGGTGACGTGGCCAACGAGAACGGAGACTAACCGCCTTACGGGCGTTGTCCTGGGTGTGTGCATTCTCGTCGTGCTCTTCCTGACCGCCCTTTCCGTCGTTTTCGATACGATCTTCCAGGTCGTCTTCCGCGGAGGTTTGAAGTAA
- the pilT_3 gene encoding Twitching mobility protein, producing the protein MRDPSTISVHELIEVGYELVASDVMIKGGQVPYIKQHSLVRPMPGEWPVIDPANSHRMIGELMNERQRMVFDDTHEMDLAFQVGDKCRVRTNVYRERGTTASVMRIIPMEIKTLEQLGLPAVLGELTKHRLGLVLVTGPTGSGKTTTLAAMIDLINQNRQCHIVTIEDPLEIVHKDKQAYVSQREVHIDTMEFQPALRAVVREAPDVILIGEMRDPETMSVAMQAGETGHLVFSTVHTASAYETLDRIINMFPPHEKNHLCQRLAGSLRAIIAQKLVPRADGHGRVVVNEILICTPTVSKAIEDGHFGDLYHMMNEGAFWGMQTMNQSLARYVKAGIVSEETALNFSGIVSELKQMLRR; encoded by the coding sequence ATGCGGGATCCCAGCACCATTAGCGTTCACGAGCTCATTGAAGTGGGCTACGAACTCGTCGCTTCGGACGTGATGATCAAGGGCGGGCAGGTGCCCTACATCAAACAGCACAGCTTGGTTCGCCCCATGCCTGGTGAATGGCCCGTCATCGATCCGGCCAATTCACACCGGATGATCGGCGAGCTGATGAACGAGCGCCAGCGAATGGTGTTTGACGACACCCACGAGATGGACCTTGCTTTCCAGGTCGGCGATAAATGTCGCGTTCGCACGAACGTCTATCGCGAACGGGGCACGACGGCATCGGTGATGAGAATCATCCCGATGGAAATCAAGACGCTGGAGCAGTTGGGGCTTCCCGCCGTTCTGGGCGAGTTGACCAAGCACCGGCTTGGATTGGTTCTGGTTACCGGACCCACTGGCTCTGGCAAGACCACCACACTGGCCGCGATGATCGACCTGATCAACCAGAATCGCCAGTGCCACATCGTCACCATCGAGGACCCGCTTGAAATCGTCCACAAGGACAAGCAGGCCTACGTCAGCCAGCGCGAGGTCCACATCGATACGATGGAGTTCCAGCCGGCCCTGCGCGCCGTGGTCCGGGAAGCTCCCGACGTCATCCTGATCGGTGAAATGCGCGACCCAGAGACCATGTCGGTCGCCATGCAGGCTGGTGAAACCGGCCACCTCGTGTTTTCTACCGTTCACACCGCGAGCGCTTACGAGACGCTGGACCGAATCATCAACATGTTCCCGCCGCACGAAAAGAACCACCTCTGCCAGCGACTGGCGGGGTCGCTGCGGGCTATCATTGCCCAAAAACTTGTGCCTCGGGCGGACGGACATGGACGGGTTGTCGTCAACGAGATCCTGATTTGCACGCCAACCGTCAGTAAGGCGATTGAGGACGGCCACTTCGGCGACCTCTACCACATGATGAACGAGGGAGCCTTCTGGGGCATGCAGACGATGAACCAGTCGCTCGCCCGGTACGTCAAGGCGGGCATCGTGTCCGAAGAGACCGCGCTCAACTTCTCCGGTATCGTTTCGGAACTAAAGCAGATGCTCCGGCGCTAA
- the liaR gene encoding Transcriptional regulatory protein LiaR: MASVIRVLIVDDEPAYRNALQRTISLAPECEIIGVCKDGQEALELALESPPDVLLTDLNMPRMNGIELIRRLLKTEKQVNVVVLTVNEEDETIFEAFRAGALGYMLKTSTPQEVIESVRLAHRGEAKITPKIAARVIDDFRRVKEDDETDDTELYMLSDREAEILELVATGLRNKEIANKLCIAEKTVKNHVSNILKALQVNSRTEAAMMAVRAKLVEPG, translated from the coding sequence ATGGCATCGGTAATCCGTGTCCTTATCGTCGACGACGAACCCGCCTATCGCAACGCGCTGCAGAGGACGATCAGCCTGGCCCCTGAATGTGAGATCATCGGCGTTTGCAAGGATGGACAGGAAGCGCTCGAACTGGCCCTTGAGTCGCCGCCGGACGTTTTGCTCACCGACCTGAACATGCCGCGGATGAATGGGATCGAGCTTATTCGACGGCTGCTGAAAACGGAAAAGCAAGTAAATGTCGTGGTCTTAACCGTTAACGAGGAAGACGAAACCATCTTCGAGGCGTTTCGGGCCGGTGCGCTTGGTTACATGCTGAAGACTTCGACGCCGCAGGAGGTTATCGAATCGGTGAGACTGGCCCACCGCGGAGAAGCGAAAATCACACCTAAGATTGCGGCGAGGGTGATCGACGACTTTCGCAGGGTTAAGGAAGACGACGAAACCGACGACACGGAGCTTTATATGCTCAGCGATCGAGAGGCTGAGATTCTAGAGCTCGTCGCCACCGGTCTCCGCAATAAAGAGATTGCCAACAAGCTGTGTATCGCCGAGAAGACCGTAAAGAATCACGTCAGCAACATCCTTAAAGCCCTCCAAGTGAACAGCCGAACGGAAGCCGCGATGATGGCGGTCAGGGCAAAACTGGTAGAGCCAGGCTAA
- the metB_1 gene encoding Cystathionine gamma-synthase encodes MPEFVDPSVEMILQHYAEDHRLLGAVTPPIFQNSLFVFDSYDDFLESGENDHVPKRRHNYSRISNPTLEIVERKIAKLEHMEAAKVFTSGMAAISAAIFSTIRQGSHVVAVDTCYGPTKQLLSEYLPKFGIQTTFVNGSDPQEVFDACEANTTAIYLESPSSLVFQLQDFEAISAFARERGITTITDNSYCSPVFQTPGDFGIDIIVHSATKYLGGHSDVVAGALCTSMDRMNALMRHEVPLFGAALPPFPAWLLIRGLRTLKIRMKAHEETGNRVAAFLKSRPEVDRVMHPSLPDHPRRELFCKQMRGTSGLLSFIPKVQEPDRLKRFIEDLEIFQLGVSWGGFESLAVTFPIQPMGWESEKWFVRLHCGLESAEDLISDLDQAFRKHLTP; translated from the coding sequence ATGCCGGAATTCGTCGACCCTAGCGTCGAGATGATCTTGCAGCATTATGCCGAGGATCATCGGCTGCTGGGGGCGGTAACTCCGCCGATTTTTCAGAACTCGCTCTTCGTCTTCGACTCTTACGACGACTTTCTCGAATCCGGCGAAAACGACCATGTTCCCAAGCGTCGGCACAACTACAGCCGAATTTCTAATCCGACGCTGGAAATTGTCGAACGCAAGATCGCCAAGCTCGAGCACATGGAGGCGGCCAAGGTCTTCACCAGTGGGATGGCTGCGATTTCCGCCGCGATCTTCAGTACCATTCGCCAAGGTAGCCACGTCGTCGCGGTGGACACCTGTTATGGTCCAACCAAGCAGCTGCTCAGTGAGTACCTGCCTAAGTTCGGTATCCAGACCACCTTCGTAAATGGCTCGGATCCCCAGGAAGTGTTCGATGCCTGTGAAGCCAATACGACCGCGATTTATCTCGAATCGCCGAGTTCGTTGGTGTTCCAGCTTCAGGATTTCGAGGCCATCTCAGCCTTTGCTCGGGAAAGAGGCATCACCACGATAACCGACAACAGCTACTGCTCGCCGGTCTTCCAGACCCCGGGCGATTTTGGGATCGACATTATCGTTCATAGCGCGACGAAGTACCTTGGCGGGCATAGCGACGTGGTTGCCGGAGCCTTGTGCACGTCGATGGACCGCATGAATGCGTTGATGCGCCATGAGGTCCCTCTGTTCGGTGCAGCACTACCGCCGTTCCCGGCTTGGCTGCTCATTCGGGGCTTGCGGACGCTGAAGATCAGAATGAAAGCGCATGAAGAGACGGGCAATCGGGTTGCGGCATTCCTGAAATCGCGGCCAGAGGTGGATCGGGTCATGCACCCTTCCCTGCCCGACCATCCCCGACGCGAGCTCTTCTGCAAGCAGATGCGCGGCACGTCTGGCCTCCTGTCGTTCATCCCCAAGGTTCAGGAACCAGACCGGCTGAAGCGGTTCATTGAGGACCTGGAAATCTTCCAGCTCGGGGTGAGTTGGGGTGGCTTCGAAAGCCTTGCCGTCACCTTCCCTATTCAACCCATGGGATGGGAATCGGAAAAGTGGTTTGTCAGGCTGCACTGTGGGCTGGAATCGGCAGAAGACCTGATCAGCGACCTCGACCAGGCCTTCCGCAAGCACCTTACTCCGTAA
- the dnaJ_1 gene encoding Chaperone protein DnaJ yields the protein MAPKDPYDVLGVSRTATPDEIKSAYRKLARQYHPDVNPNDPEAEDRFKEIGAAYAVLSDPDKRARFDQYGTTEDIPQDPFFGGGISDLFDLFFGGAGSNRRGRGGNRNGADVEADVTLTLTDVLNGYQGDVVYERPVRCTVCNGSGAAEGSKPETCPTCNGAGQVTRVQNTLLGQMRTSMPCGTCGGEGTVIKEPCTACKGRKMRIERSQIEISVPPGVEDGTTLQVGGRGGDPLGGGRAGDLYVHISVTPDDRFERNGMDLLSRIGMTFPQAALGDELTFDGLDQEITVRIPAGTQPGTVFRIRNAGLPRLHGGPRGDMLVEAILLVPEKVSEAQEKLLREFAELSGDDQPKGEGIGSVLGGIFKKKK from the coding sequence GTGGCTCCCAAAGATCCCTATGACGTACTAGGCGTCTCTCGCACTGCCACGCCCGATGAGATCAAGTCTGCCTATCGGAAGTTAGCGCGACAGTACCACCCCGACGTCAATCCCAACGATCCCGAAGCGGAAGATCGGTTCAAGGAGATCGGTGCGGCTTACGCCGTCCTGTCCGATCCCGATAAGCGTGCGCGCTTCGACCAGTATGGAACCACGGAGGACATCCCGCAAGATCCGTTCTTTGGCGGTGGAATTTCGGATCTCTTCGACCTCTTCTTCGGTGGGGCCGGGTCCAATCGCCGAGGCAGAGGCGGAAACCGGAACGGGGCTGACGTTGAAGCCGACGTCACTCTGACGCTAACGGACGTCCTGAACGGTTATCAGGGCGACGTCGTGTATGAGAGACCGGTACGGTGCACGGTTTGCAATGGTTCGGGAGCAGCAGAAGGCTCGAAACCCGAGACATGTCCGACCTGCAACGGCGCGGGCCAAGTGACTCGAGTCCAAAACACCTTGCTTGGCCAGATGCGGACCTCCATGCCCTGTGGAACCTGCGGCGGTGAGGGCACCGTCATCAAGGAGCCGTGCACCGCCTGCAAAGGCAGGAAAATGCGGATCGAACGCAGCCAGATCGAAATCAGCGTTCCGCCGGGCGTGGAGGATGGAACCACTTTGCAGGTCGGTGGCAGGGGCGGAGATCCGCTCGGTGGTGGCCGGGCTGGTGACCTTTACGTTCACATTTCCGTCACGCCGGACGATAGATTTGAACGGAATGGGATGGATTTGCTCAGCCGCATCGGGATGACGTTTCCCCAGGCTGCCCTCGGCGACGAACTGACGTTCGATGGACTGGATCAAGAGATCACCGTTCGCATTCCGGCCGGAACCCAACCGGGAACGGTCTTCCGGATTCGCAACGCCGGCCTGCCGCGGCTGCATGGCGGACCCCGAGGAGACATGCTGGTGGAGGCGATTCTGCTCGTACCCGAGAAAGTATCGGAGGCCCAGGAAAAGCTCCTGCGTGAGTTCGCCGAATTGAGCGGCGACGATCAACCTAAGGGCGAAGGCATCGGATCCGTACTCGGCGGGATCTTCAAAAAGAAGAAATGA
- the rpoZ gene encoding DNA-directed RNA polymerase subunit omega — protein MNSQAPTILPSADLLTNYEHGKFILSNLAAKRAKQLKEGAHPLVRCESTHPLSIALAEIAAGKIRPIFIGESVEPGTESGSFAVIPDDAIPNELGLLLPALEGDEFEAVSLLDETEHEEDAEGETEAAAGVDTLADLMDDAIETEETVVESEDDTLSLTDIEEQESADDEEDAENG, from the coding sequence ATGAATTCCCAAGCGCCCACGATCCTGCCTTCTGCCGATCTCCTAACGAACTATGAGCACGGCAAGTTCATCCTCTCCAATCTGGCCGCCAAACGAGCCAAGCAATTGAAGGAGGGCGCCCATCCACTCGTTCGTTGCGAGTCGACGCATCCGCTTTCCATCGCCTTAGCCGAAATCGCGGCCGGTAAGATCCGGCCGATCTTCATCGGCGAGTCGGTTGAACCCGGTACGGAATCCGGTTCCTTTGCCGTAATCCCAGACGACGCGATTCCGAACGAGCTCGGATTGCTTCTTCCGGCGTTGGAGGGCGACGAGTTCGAAGCCGTCAGCCTTCTCGACGAAACCGAGCACGAAGAGGATGCAGAAGGCGAGACCGAGGCAGCTGCCGGAGTCGATACTCTGGCCGATCTCATGGATGACGCCATCGAGACCGAGGAAACCGTCGTCGAGTCCGAGGATGATACGCTGTCGCTCACTGACATCGAAGAACAGGAATCGGCAGACGACGAAGAAGACGCCGAAAACGGATAA
- the greA_1 gene encoding Transcription elongation factor GreA, which translates to MESIESTTQSQILLTPEGYKTLQEELEHLTTVKRQEIADRLRDSREHGEFSEDNSELDEVKSEQAMVENRIADLRAIFAAAQVIDVNALSSDSVQIGTYVNVEGVDNSVTFEFRVVSSIEADPDRDLVSDESPLGTAVLGRNPGEVVQVEAPAGAIRYKIVSIRA; encoded by the coding sequence ATGGAAAGTATCGAAAGCACGACACAATCGCAAATCTTGTTGACGCCAGAGGGCTACAAAACTCTTCAAGAAGAGCTGGAGCACCTGACCACAGTTAAGCGCCAGGAAATCGCCGACCGGCTACGCGACAGCCGAGAACACGGCGAGTTCAGCGAAGACAACAGCGAGCTCGATGAAGTCAAATCGGAGCAGGCGATGGTGGAGAATCGAATCGCTGACCTTCGTGCGATCTTTGCCGCAGCGCAGGTCATCGACGTCAATGCGCTCAGCTCCGATTCTGTTCAGATTGGCACCTACGTCAATGTCGAAGGCGTAGATAACTCGGTGACCTTCGAGTTCCGCGTGGTCTCCAGCATCGAAGCGGATCCTGATCGCGATCTCGTGAGCGACGAATCACCCCTTGGCACTGCGGTTCTCGGCAGAAATCCCGGCGAAGTCGTTCAAGTCGAGGCGCCTGCCGGTGCAATTCGGTACAAGATCGTCTCCATTCGCGCGTAG
- the oppD gene encoding Oligopeptide transport ATP-binding protein OppD produces MMPLLEVDSLTVSFGDTSILRGVSFTLEAGKTLGVVGESGCGKTMTGLSLIGMTPRTATVGGSMKLNGRELNGLREREWLDIRGQDISMVMQDPFTSLNPMHRVGDQIAEVLILHHGASKREAWNEAVQMLKKVGVPSPEQSARKYPHQMSGGQRQRVVLAIAFAGKPKLLIADEPTTALDVTLQAQILRLIRDLQQAEGTGVILISHDIGVIASLADEIAVFYAGRIVEYGPAEAVLRHTGHPYTQALLAAVPKAGAERLEAIPGQPPNFKSLDGGCSFRPRCRYAFERCVQEPGLIPMNERHAAACWKVAASSDLSIPAGSGK; encoded by the coding sequence ATGATGCCTTTGCTTGAGGTGGACTCCCTGACGGTTTCCTTCGGCGATACCTCGATTCTGAGAGGAGTGAGCTTTACTCTGGAAGCCGGAAAGACCCTCGGCGTTGTCGGCGAATCGGGCTGCGGCAAGACGATGACGGGGCTCTCTCTGATCGGTATGACGCCAAGAACGGCCACCGTCGGCGGCTCCATGAAGCTCAACGGTAGGGAGCTGAACGGGCTACGGGAGCGGGAGTGGTTGGACATCCGGGGGCAAGACATCTCGATGGTGATGCAGGACCCCTTTACAAGCCTTAACCCCATGCATCGCGTCGGCGATCAAATCGCAGAAGTTCTCATCCTCCACCATGGCGCCAGCAAACGAGAAGCATGGAACGAGGCCGTTCAGATGCTCAAGAAGGTGGGTGTACCATCTCCCGAGCAGTCCGCACGAAAGTACCCTCACCAGATGAGTGGCGGCCAGCGCCAGAGAGTGGTGCTTGCCATCGCCTTTGCGGGCAAGCCCAAGCTGCTGATCGCGGACGAGCCCACCACGGCCCTCGACGTTACGCTCCAAGCCCAAATCCTCCGCCTGATTCGCGACCTCCAACAGGCCGAGGGCACCGGCGTGATCCTGATCTCTCACGACATCGGCGTCATCGCTTCCCTCGCCGACGAGATTGCGGTCTTCTATGCGGGAAGGATCGTTGAATACGGCCCTGCCGAAGCGGTTCTCCGCCACACCGGTCACCCGTACACCCAGGCCCTGCTGGCTGCGGTACCCAAGGCTGGCGCCGAGCGTCTCGAAGCGATTCCAGGACAACCCCCGAACTTCAAATCACTTGACGGAGGCTGTTCATTTAGGCCGCGCTGCCGCTACGCATTCGAGAGGTGCGTTCAAGAGCCTGGTCTGATTCCCATGAACGAACGTCATGCTGCTGCCTGCTGGAAAGTGGCGGCTAGTTCGGATTTATCCATTCCTGCAGGTAGTGGGAAGTAA
- the nusG gene encoding Transcription termination/antitermination protein NusG — translation MARAWYAVHTIAGHENKVKDVLTRRAQVEGAWDYDVFQILIPTEREMTTRGGKRREVDRKVFPGYILVQMNMTDDTYKLVKSTSGVTGFVQSGNKPVPLEDYEVKRIMQNLESSKEAPKIAFNKNDAIRVIEGPFSEYTGKIEEVNTAKEMLKVMINIFGRETPVELEFTQVEKL, via the coding sequence ATGGCACGAGCCTGGTATGCCGTCCACACCATCGCCGGACACGAGAACAAGGTTAAGGACGTTTTAACCCGACGGGCCCAGGTTGAGGGCGCGTGGGACTACGACGTCTTCCAAATCCTGATTCCCACCGAACGGGAGATGACGACGCGCGGCGGCAAGCGCCGCGAAGTCGACCGCAAGGTCTTCCCTGGTTACATCCTTGTCCAGATGAACATGACCGACGACACCTACAAGCTTGTGAAATCCACAAGCGGTGTCACCGGCTTCGTTCAAAGCGGCAACAAGCCGGTCCCCCTCGAGGACTACGAGGTCAAGCGAATCATGCAGAACCTCGAATCCAGCAAGGAGGCGCCCAAGATTGCGTTCAACAAGAACGACGCGATTCGCGTCATCGAGGGCCCGTTCAGCGAGTACACCGGCAAGATCGAGGAAGTCAACACCGCCAAGGAGATGCTCAAGGTTATGATCAACATCTTTGGTCGCGAAACGCCCGTCGAGCTCGAATTCACGCAAGTGGAAAAGCTGTAG
- the sasA_1 gene encoding Adaptive-response sensory-kinase SasA — MSLSVASGVGDGDPNDLHQLVAKLKDEVELLRKRNAELESQGGRATTGKPVADAGLEVAPISDADATLRRLVQRIAMILQAEQVVIMFYDRDRGELIGIPPAFGVDEDRLTHFRVRATHGISGMVFRETEPIVFHDAATDPRADGDPFTFLHVQNGITVPLVIEKRDEENRVIDRNTIGVLHAFNKRHGEDFNDEDVRLLERMSKNVGSIIANLQLYREVVEEREELLQTFESLTAGLMLVSPELRINQMNGTARHIFGANQEAIGKSITEVVNDDKMQRMFETALRGDEPPAIEIERYIGGSERIYQVQSASVRNEEGKDIGVVAILSDITEVKNIERMKSSFVAMASHELRTPLTAIKGFSSTLLEGVDEDMYTKDDQKEFLGIVVSECDRLRRLIDDLLNTSRIEAGESLKPNYSEINVTDLLEKVAKVQQQATHKHQIKLDIQNQLPSLMVGDQDKLDQILTNLMNNAIKYSPEGGDVTIHAKNEGDTILVGIEDQGLGIPKDHLTKVFERFHRVNNEDNRKIYGTGLGLFLVKHLVEQVHFGKIWVDSELGVGSTFWFRIPTEIDIEKAKEINQ; from the coding sequence TTGTCATTATCGGTTGCATCAGGAGTAGGAGACGGAGACCCAAACGACCTTCATCAGTTAGTAGCGAAGCTCAAAGACGAAGTTGAATTGCTTCGCAAGCGCAACGCCGAACTGGAGTCGCAGGGCGGCAGAGCTACAACGGGCAAACCCGTCGCTGATGCCGGATTGGAAGTTGCGCCCATCAGTGATGCGGACGCGACTCTGCGCAGGCTTGTTCAGCGGATAGCGATGATTCTGCAGGCTGAGCAGGTCGTGATCATGTTTTACGATCGTGACCGCGGCGAGCTCATTGGCATCCCGCCTGCGTTCGGCGTCGATGAAGACAGGCTCACCCACTTCCGCGTGCGAGCCACCCACGGAATCTCCGGCATGGTCTTCCGAGAGACCGAGCCCATCGTCTTCCACGACGCCGCCACCGATCCCCGAGCGGACGGCGACCCCTTCACCTTCCTCCATGTCCAGAACGGAATCACGGTGCCACTGGTCATCGAGAAGCGCGACGAGGAAAACCGCGTTATCGATCGGAACACGATCGGCGTCCTGCATGCGTTCAATAAGCGGCACGGCGAGGATTTCAACGACGAGGACGTGCGGCTTCTCGAGCGGATGTCGAAGAACGTCGGCTCGATCATCGCCAACCTGCAGCTCTACCGAGAAGTCGTCGAAGAGCGCGAAGAGCTGCTTCAGACCTTCGAATCCCTCACCGCCGGCCTGATGCTCGTCTCCCCTGAGCTCCGCATCAACCAGATGAACGGGACCGCTCGGCACATTTTTGGAGCGAACCAAGAAGCGATCGGCAAATCGATTACCGAAGTCGTCAACGACGACAAGATGCAGCGCATGTTTGAAACCGCCCTGCGGGGGGATGAGCCACCGGCTATCGAAATCGAGCGCTACATTGGCGGATCGGAACGCATCTACCAGGTTCAGTCAGCATCAGTCCGCAACGAAGAGGGCAAGGACATCGGCGTGGTCGCCATCCTGAGCGACATCACCGAGGTCAAGAATATCGAGCGGATGAAGAGCTCATTCGTCGCCATGGCCTCCCACGAGCTGCGAACCCCCCTGACCGCAATCAAGGGCTTTTCGAGCACTTTGCTGGAAGGCGTTGACGAGGACATGTACACCAAGGACGACCAGAAGGAATTCCTCGGCATCGTCGTCTCCGAATGTGACCGTCTGCGCCGACTGATCGATGACCTTCTGAATACCAGCCGGATCGAAGCCGGAGAGAGCCTCAAGCCCAACTACTCCGAGATCAATGTCACCGATCTTCTCGAGAAGGTTGCAAAGGTCCAGCAGCAGGCAACGCACAAGCATCAGATCAAGCTGGATATCCAGAACCAGCTTCCTTCGCTGATGGTAGGCGATCAAGACAAGCTTGACCAGATTCTTACGAATCTGATGAACAACGCGATCAAATACTCACCAGAAGGCGGCGACGTTACGATTCACGCCAAGAACGAGGGTGATACGATTTTGGTCGGCATCGAAGATCAGGGCCTGGGAATTCCGAAGGATCACCTGACGAAAGTCTTCGAAAGGTTCCACCGCGTCAACAACGAAGACAATCGCAAGATTTACGGCACTGGTCTCGGCCTGTTCTTGGTGAAGCACTTGGTCGAGCAGGTTCACTTTGGCAAAATCTGGGTCGACTCGGAGCTCGGGGTCGGCTCAACTTTCTGGTTCCGCATTCCGACAGAGATCGATATCGAAAAGGCTAAAGAGATCAACCAGTAA
- the lemA_1 gene encoding Protein LemA: protein MNMPLLIGLAAPPVFLMILYISTHNQIVRRRSNVTESWSNIDVVLRRRHDLIPNLVRTVQAHAAFEKDLLERLVAAREDAIHGLARTDESARLESRLAGNLKTVLARVEDYPDLKTSQAFLELQSELVNTEDRIAAARRFYNSNVREYNTLIESFPASWVAQNLQARPESYYELDTPVEALTSSQSAAV, encoded by the coding sequence ATGAACATGCCGCTTCTGATCGGACTGGCCGCGCCACCGGTCTTCCTGATGATCCTCTACATCTCGACCCACAACCAGATCGTCAGAAGGCGATCCAATGTCACGGAGAGTTGGTCCAACATCGATGTCGTGCTGAGAAGGCGTCACGACCTGATTCCCAATCTCGTTCGGACCGTCCAGGCTCATGCGGCATTCGAGAAGGATCTTCTTGAGCGGCTGGTTGCGGCGCGGGAAGACGCCATCCATGGTCTGGCCAGAACCGACGAAAGCGCACGATTGGAAAGCAGATTGGCCGGAAACCTGAAGACCGTTCTTGCCAGGGTGGAAGACTATCCCGACCTGAAGACCAGCCAGGCCTTCCTCGAGCTCCAGAGCGAGCTAGTCAATACCGAGGATCGTATCGCCGCCGCGCGCCGCTTTTATAACTCGAATGTGCGGGAATACAACACCCTGATCGAAAGCTTCCCCGCCTCCTGGGTTGCTCAAAACCTACAGGCCCGCCCCGAGTCGTACTATGAACTGGACACACCCGTCGAAGCGCTGACCAGTTCCCAGTCCGCGGCAGTGTAG